A single Flavobacterium sp. 1 DNA region contains:
- a CDS encoding HPF/RaiA family ribosome-associated protein, which translates to MKVQINTDKNIEGSERLESYFSSEITRVLSRFDDKVTRIEVHFGDENSAKSGFGDKRCLIEARPANMQPIAVTEHADSIEKAFNGALDKIKKVLNTTFDKQKVH; encoded by the coding sequence ATGAAAGTACAAATCAACACAGACAAGAATATTGAAGGAAGCGAAAGATTAGAATCTTATTTTTCTAGTGAAATCACAAGAGTATTATCCCGTTTTGATGATAAAGTAACCCGCATCGAAGTGCATTTTGGAGACGAAAATAGTGCCAAATCAGGTTTTGGAGACAAGCGCTGCCTTATAGAAGCGCGTCCAGCCAATATGCAGCCAATCGCTGTTACAGAACATGCTGATTCGATCGAAAAAGCATTTAACGGAGCTTTGGATAAAATCAAAAAAGTGCTCAACACTACTTTCGATAAACAAAAAGTGCATTAA
- a CDS encoding carboxypeptidase-like regulatory domain-containing protein, whose translation MKILIISLTILIINFNCYGQTKKIVGEVRNSKSNLAYVNIGIANKTVGTVSNAEGFFNLVLNDAVKPNDTVTFFYVGFKPEKYLVSELNKENNIILLSPEQMELNEVVVSSNKIKLKPEKIGRETKGLSLPNSNSGGNVDDRLSKENGMKLKINSNCHIKDLNFDITTNDFASLKFRINFYKIVNDLPTDLIVQKDIIFEIKDSYLGRFKVDLEPYKIYFKKDIGEVAVSIQWLESIKKDEKSKFFSISTVAASPINTAYFRAKAMDTWKKSRQSLSFYLETEFLD comes from the coding sequence ATGAAGATACTAATTATCTCCCTTACTATTTTAATTATAAATTTTAATTGTTATGGGCAAACAAAAAAAATAGTTGGAGAAGTCCGAAATTCTAAATCTAACTTAGCATATGTAAACATTGGGATTGCAAACAAAACAGTCGGTACGGTATCAAATGCCGAAGGATTTTTTAATCTTGTTTTGAATGATGCAGTCAAACCAAATGATACTGTTACTTTTTTTTATGTTGGTTTTAAACCCGAAAAATATTTGGTTTCGGAACTAAATAAAGAAAATAATATCATTTTACTTTCACCAGAACAGATGGAGTTGAATGAAGTTGTGGTTAGTTCAAATAAAATTAAATTAAAACCGGAAAAAATAGGAAGGGAAACCAAAGGGTTAAGTTTACCGAATTCGAATTCTGGGGGAAATGTTGACGACAGATTGAGTAAAGAAAATGGTATGAAGCTAAAAATAAACAGTAATTGCCATATAAAAGACTTAAATTTTGATATTACTACGAATGATTTTGCTTCTCTTAAATTTAGAATTAATTTTTACAAAATAGTGAATGACTTGCCGACAGATTTAATTGTTCAAAAAGATATTATTTTCGAGATCAAAGACAGCTATTTGGGACGATTTAAGGTTGATTTAGAACCTTATAAAATCTATTTTAAAAAAGATATAGGTGAAGTGGCTGTTTCAATACAATGGCTTGAAAGTATAAAGAAAGATGAAAAAAGTAAATTTTTTTCTATTTCAACAGTAGCAGCTTCGCCAATAAACACAGCATACTTTAGAGCAAAAGCGATGGACACTTGGAAGAAGAGCCGTCAAAGTCTTAGTTTTTATTTGGAAACTGAATTTCTGGATTAA
- a CDS encoding glycine--tRNA ligase produces MAKQEDLFKNVVSHAKEYGFIFPSSEIYDGLSAVYDYAQNGVELKKNIREYWWKSMVQMNDNIVGLDAAILMHPTTWKASGHVDAFNDPLIDNKDSKRRYRADVLIEDYAEKLNLKAKKEIEKAKARFGDAFNEQEFITTNARVVEYLAKEREILERMGRSLGAGDLEDVKALIEELEIADPETGSRNWTEVRQFNLMFGTKLGASADTAMDLYLRPETAQGIFVNFLNVQKSGRMKVPFGIAQTGKAFRNEIVARQFIFRMREFEQMEMQFFVRPGEEMQWYEHWKTTRLNWHLSLGLGRENYRFHDHEKLAHYANAAADIEFNFPFGFKELEGIHSRTDFDLKAHEQYSGRKLQYFDPELNENYVPYVVETSVGLDRMFLAVFATSLKEETLEDGSTRTVLKLPAVLAPTKAAVLPLIKRDGLPEISKKIIDDLKWDFNVSYDEKDAVGRRYRRQDALGTPFCITVDHQTVEDQTVTIRHRDTMKQDRVAISELKSIIENEVSMKNWLMKM; encoded by the coding sequence ATGGCAAAACAAGAAGATTTATTTAAGAATGTAGTTTCGCACGCAAAAGAATACGGATTTATTTTTCCGTCAAGCGAAATATACGATGGTTTAAGTGCAGTCTATGATTATGCACAAAACGGAGTAGAATTAAAAAAGAACATACGCGAATATTGGTGGAAATCGATGGTTCAAATGAACGATAACATCGTAGGACTGGACGCAGCGATATTGATGCACCCAACAACCTGGAAAGCATCTGGTCACGTTGATGCCTTCAACGATCCATTGATAGACAATAAAGATTCCAAAAGAAGATACAGGGCCGATGTTTTGATTGAAGATTATGCTGAAAAGCTAAATCTAAAAGCGAAAAAAGAAATCGAAAAAGCGAAAGCTCGTTTTGGAGACGCTTTCAACGAACAAGAATTCATCACAACTAATGCTAGAGTAGTAGAATATCTGGCTAAAGAAAGAGAAATTTTGGAAAGAATGGGTCGTTCATTAGGAGCTGGCGACTTAGAAGATGTAAAAGCATTAATCGAAGAACTGGAAATTGCAGATCCTGAAACAGGTTCTAGAAACTGGACTGAAGTGCGTCAATTCAACTTGATGTTCGGCACCAAACTAGGAGCTTCTGCAGATACGGCAATGGATTTATACTTACGTCCAGAAACAGCACAAGGTATTTTTGTGAATTTCCTAAACGTGCAAAAATCTGGAAGAATGAAAGTTCCTTTTGGGATTGCACAAACTGGAAAAGCCTTTAGAAACGAAATTGTAGCCAGACAATTCATCTTCCGTATGCGTGAATTTGAACAAATGGAAATGCAGTTTTTTGTGCGCCCAGGCGAAGAAATGCAATGGTATGAACATTGGAAAACCACTCGTTTGAACTGGCATTTATCCTTAGGTTTAGGAAGAGAAAATTACCGTTTTCATGATCACGAAAAATTGGCACACTATGCCAATGCAGCAGCCGATATTGAATTCAACTTCCCGTTTGGTTTCAAAGAATTGGAAGGTATTCACTCACGTACTGATTTTGACTTAAAAGCTCACGAACAATATTCAGGCAGAAAATTACAGTATTTTGATCCTGAACTGAATGAAAACTACGTTCCTTATGTGGTGGAAACTTCAGTAGGGCTGGACAGAATGTTCTTGGCGGTTTTCGCGACTTCGTTAAAAGAAGAAACACTGGAAGACGGTTCAACCAGAACAGTATTGAAATTACCAGCAGTTTTGGCTCCGACAAAAGCTGCCGTTTTGCCATTAATTAAAAGAGACGGATTACCTGAAATTTCCAAAAAAATCATTGATGATTTGAAATGGGATTTCAATGTATCTTATGACGAAAAAGATGCAGTAGGTCGTCGTTACAGAAGACAAGATGCTTTAGGAACTCCTTTCTGTATCACTGTAGATCACCAAACTGTGGAAGATCAAACAGTAACGATTCGTCATAGAGACACAATGAAACAAGATCGTGTTGCTATCTCTGAATTGAAATCTATTATCGAAAATGAAGTTTCGATGAAAAATTGGCTGATGAAAATGTAA
- a CDS encoding threonine/serine exporter ThrE family protein, with product MEIAKPNKYELGEMLLEIGSLLIVSGANTERVKVTISRIAGAFCCDSDLMITNHALMITVKYKDQIKTFTSVKWVPNMHLNFNLISDISTMSWKIVEEKWSLERINKELKLLDRKALYPRFAVLFLVALAGASFCRLFGGGLTEMILCFLGSFLGLFVRQETMKLKFNFYLCIFFASLTSSFLVGVYSFLNPGGEFIHALSTSVLFLIPGVPMINSFSDFIDGNILNGTTRGVNVLVIAFAIALGLMVSLLIFNLH from the coding sequence ATGGAAATTGCAAAACCAAACAAATATGAACTGGGAGAAATGCTCCTGGAAATAGGTTCCTTGCTCATCGTTTCAGGAGCCAATACCGAACGTGTCAAAGTCACTATCAGCAGAATCGCTGGTGCTTTTTGCTGCGATTCGGATTTAATGATTACCAATCATGCTTTGATGATTACCGTAAAGTATAAAGATCAGATTAAAACATTCACCAGCGTAAAATGGGTGCCCAATATGCATCTTAATTTCAATCTCATCTCTGATATTAGTACGATGAGCTGGAAAATAGTAGAAGAAAAATGGTCGCTGGAACGTATAAATAAGGAACTAAAATTACTGGACCGCAAAGCTTTGTATCCAAGATTTGCAGTTCTTTTTTTGGTTGCCTTGGCAGGAGCCTCTTTTTGCCGATTGTTTGGAGGAGGATTAACCGAAATGATTCTTTGTTTTTTAGGCAGTTTCTTGGGGCTTTTTGTAAGACAGGAAACTATGAAACTCAAATTTAATTTTTACCTGTGCATCTTTTTTGCATCCTTAACTTCTTCTTTCTTGGTTGGAGTTTATTCTTTTTTAAATCCTGGAGGAGAATTCATCCATGCATTATCCACTTCCGTTTTGTTTTTGATTCCTGGAGTGCCAATGATTAATTCTTTCTCCGATTTTATTGACGGAAACATCTTGAACGGAACCACCAGAGGCGTAAATGTTTTGGTTATCGCTTTTGCAATAGCATTAGGATTGATGGTTTCATTATTAATTTTTAATTTACACTAA
- a CDS encoding prolyl oligopeptidase family protein, with amino-acid sequence MKKILFLMAVSTSLTSLGQTQKATPITYPKTAKGETVDVYFDTKVSDPYRWLEDDKSAETGAWVKEQNKVTYDYLSQIPFRDALKSRLEKLWNYEKISAPFKEGNFIYYYKNNGLQNQSVLYRKNDKGKEEIFLDPNTFSKLGTTSLGGVDFSKDGSKVAYSISEGGSDWRKVILMDVNNFKKLEDTLVDIKFSGVSWKGNEGFYYSSYDKPKGSELSAKTDQHKLYYHKLGTAQKDDQVIFGADQKRRYVGGYVTEDNHYLVITASNATYGNELYIQDLTKPNSPIVTIVDNFGSDSTIIENEGSKLFIETDLNAPNKRIVSVDVSNPKPEYWKDVIPETENVLTPTTGAGYIFANYMKDAVSIVKQYEYSGKLVREIKLPGLGTATGFGAKETEKILYYSFTNYITPGTIYSFEPKAGKSAVYEKPKVDFKVEDYVSSQVFYTSKDGTKIPMIITHKKGLKLDGKNPTILYGYGGFNISLTPAFSVSNAVWMENGGIYAVANLRGGGEYGKKWHDAGTKMQKQNVFDDFIAAAEYLIAQKYTSSSFLAIRGGSNGGLLVGATMTQRPDLMKVALPAVGVMDMLRYHTFTSGAGWAFDYGTSADSKEMFEYIKIYSPVANVKTGVQYPATMVTTGDHDDRVVPAHSFKFAAELQEKQSGTNPVLIRIDINAGHGAGKSLAATIQESCDIQAFTLYNMGFTALPK; translated from the coding sequence ATGAAAAAAATCCTATTTCTGATGGCCGTATCTACTTCATTGACTTCTTTGGGGCAAACCCAAAAAGCAACTCCAATAACCTATCCAAAAACAGCAAAAGGCGAAACAGTTGATGTTTATTTCGATACCAAAGTAAGCGATCCCTATCGTTGGCTCGAAGACGATAAATCGGCCGAGACAGGCGCTTGGGTGAAAGAGCAGAATAAAGTTACTTATGATTATCTGTCCCAAATACCTTTTAGAGACGCTTTGAAATCCAGACTCGAAAAACTTTGGAACTACGAAAAAATAAGCGCACCATTCAAGGAAGGAAATTTTATTTATTATTACAAAAACAACGGACTGCAGAATCAGTCTGTTTTGTATCGAAAAAATGATAAAGGCAAAGAAGAAATCTTCTTGGATCCGAATACTTTTTCAAAATTAGGAACGACTTCATTAGGCGGAGTCGATTTTTCTAAAGACGGTTCTAAAGTAGCCTATTCCATTTCCGAAGGAGGAAGCGACTGGCGAAAAGTAATTTTGATGGATGTCAATAATTTCAAAAAGCTCGAAGACACCTTGGTCGATATCAAGTTTAGCGGTGTTTCTTGGAAAGGCAACGAAGGATTTTATTATTCCAGTTATGACAAGCCAAAAGGAAGCGAACTCTCGGCCAAAACCGATCAGCATAAACTGTATTACCATAAACTGGGAACAGCCCAAAAAGATGATCAGGTTATCTTTGGCGCAGACCAAAAACGCCGTTATGTGGGCGGATATGTTACCGAAGACAATCATTATCTGGTAATCACTGCATCTAATGCTACTTATGGAAACGAATTGTATATTCAGGATTTGACCAAGCCAAACAGTCCTATTGTAACGATTGTCGATAATTTTGGCAGTGACAGCACTATCATTGAAAACGAAGGCAGTAAATTATTCATAGAAACCGACCTAAATGCTCCCAACAAACGAATTGTGAGTGTAGATGTCAGCAATCCAAAACCTGAATACTGGAAAGACGTAATTCCCGAAACCGAAAACGTTTTGACGCCAACCACAGGGGCTGGTTACATCTTCGCCAATTATATGAAAGATGCTGTCTCGATTGTTAAGCAATATGAATATTCGGGTAAATTAGTGCGCGAAATTAAATTGCCGGGATTGGGAACGGCCACAGGATTTGGAGCGAAAGAAACCGAAAAAATACTCTATTATTCATTTACCAATTATATTACGCCAGGAACGATTTATTCTTTCGAACCAAAAGCTGGAAAATCTGCGGTTTATGAGAAACCAAAAGTAGATTTCAAAGTCGAGGATTATGTATCATCCCAAGTTTTTTACACTTCCAAAGACGGGACGAAAATCCCAATGATCATCACTCATAAAAAAGGACTGAAACTCGACGGAAAGAACCCAACTATTCTTTACGGATACGGCGGATTCAACATTAGCCTGACGCCTGCTTTTAGCGTGTCCAATGCGGTTTGGATGGAAAACGGCGGTATTTATGCCGTGGCCAACCTTCGCGGAGGCGGAGAATACGGCAAAAAATGGCACGATGCAGGAACCAAAATGCAGAAACAAAACGTCTTTGATGATTTCATCGCTGCCGCCGAATATCTAATCGCCCAAAAATACACATCTTCTAGTTTCCTAGCCATTCGTGGCGGATCCAATGGCGGATTATTAGTTGGAGCTACCATGACACAGCGTCCTGATTTGATGAAAGTCGCTTTGCCAGCCGTGGGCGTGATGGACATGCTGCGCTACCACACCTTTACCTCGGGTGCAGGTTGGGCTTTCGATTATGGAACTTCGGCAGACAGTAAAGAAATGTTCGAATATATCAAAATCTATTCGCCGGTTGCCAATGTAAAAACAGGCGTTCAATATCCCGCGACTATGGTCACCACGGGCGATCATGACGACAGAGTAGTTCCAGCACACAGCTTTAAATTCGCTGCTGAGCTGCAGGAAAAACAGTCAGGAACCAACCCCGTTTTAATTAGAATCGATATCAACGCAGGTCATGGAGCTGGAAAATCATTGGCGGCAACCATTCAGGAAAGCTGCGACATACAGGCCTTTACGCTCTATAATATGGGATTTACAGCATTGCCAAAATAA
- a CDS encoding threonine/serine exporter family protein has protein sequence MDFALLEKGIWLGCAGVGFAVLFNVPRRTLGVIYIIAALGGLLKFYMISLEIGLVFAAFCGSSLIGFLSVLAAHYRKAPPMTFALPALIPMIPGFFAYKAMVGVMKLTAEKDPDVYSKLFFETANNGLSACFIILALSAGAAIPLLVTRKETVKRIKTDTVLEKELENLEEEN, from the coding sequence ATGGATTTTGCATTATTAGAAAAAGGAATATGGTTAGGTTGTGCAGGAGTAGGTTTTGCTGTATTGTTCAATGTTCCCCGCCGAACCTTAGGCGTTATTTACATCATCGCCGCGCTGGGCGGATTGCTCAAATTTTATATGATTTCGCTCGAAATAGGATTGGTTTTTGCCGCTTTTTGTGGATCGAGTCTTATAGGTTTTTTAAGCGTTTTAGCGGCACATTACCGCAAAGCCCCGCCAATGACCTTTGCGCTTCCGGCATTAATTCCAATGATTCCTGGATTTTTTGCCTATAAAGCCATGGTAGGTGTTATGAAATTAACTGCCGAAAAAGATCCGGATGTTTATTCTAAGCTTTTTTTTGAAACAGCAAACAATGGACTCTCGGCTTGTTTTATCATTTTGGCATTATCCGCAGGAGCCGCAATTCCATTATTAGTTACCAGAAAAGAAACCGTTAAGAGAATTAAAACCGATACCGTTTTAGAAAAGGAATTAGAAAACTTAGAAGAGGAAAATTAA
- a CDS encoding HNH endonuclease yields MARENWTREQTIVALNLYCKIPFNRVSSNHPDIIRIAMLIGRKPNAVKMKIGNFGSFDPELKKRGIVGLANASKLDEIVWEEFNNNWENLAYESEMLISNFANEPIEKTAYINIDDLPLGREREIIIKARVNQSFFRSTILSSYNLKCCITGLSIPDFLVASHIIPWAKDEKIRLNPHNGLCINSIHDKAFDRGFITVTTDYKIKVSKYLNEYKKENAVTDFFLNYDNQPIILPDKFLPSREFLEYHHQNIFIK; encoded by the coding sequence ATGGCAAGAGAAAATTGGACAAGAGAACAAACTATAGTAGCACTAAATCTGTATTGTAAAATTCCGTTTAACAGAGTCAGTTCTAATCATCCTGATATTATTCGGATTGCCATGTTAATTGGAAGAAAGCCAAATGCAGTAAAAATGAAAATTGGTAATTTTGGAAGTTTTGACCCTGAATTAAAGAAGAGAGGAATTGTAGGATTAGCAAATGCTAGCAAGCTGGATGAAATTGTTTGGGAAGAATTTAATAACAATTGGGAAAATCTTGCGTATGAAAGTGAAATGCTAATTTCTAATTTTGCTAATGAGCCAATAGAGAAAACTGCATATATAAATATTGATGATTTACCTTTAGGAAGAGAAAGAGAAATAATAATAAAAGCAAGAGTTAATCAGAGCTTTTTTCGTTCAACAATTCTATCTTCATATAATCTGAAATGTTGTATTACAGGCTTGTCTATACCCGATTTTTTGGTAGCAAGCCATATTATACCTTGGGCTAAGGATGAGAAAATTAGATTAAACCCTCATAACGGATTATGTATAAATTCTATCCATGACAAAGCTTTTGACCGAGGCTTTATAACTGTTACAACAGATTATAAAATAAAAGTATCTAAATATTTAAATGAATATAAAAAAGAAAATGCAGTGACAGATTTCTTTTTAAATTATGACAATCAACCTATTATATTGCCAGATAAATTTCTTCCATCACGAGAATTTTTGGAATATCATCATCAAAATATTTTTATAAAATGA
- a CDS encoding very short patch repair endonuclease → MDCFTPEQRSKVMRAIRSTNTKAEVRLAKALWHLGYRYRKNNRKVFGTPDLTFKKLKIAIFVDSEFFHGKDWETQKDRIKSNIEYWHKKIARNIQRDIEVNNYLESHNWKVIRFWSREIEKKLEDCIAVIQEEIALLQK, encoded by the coding sequence ATGGATTGTTTTACGCCAGAGCAACGTTCCAAAGTCATGCGCGCCATCCGCAGTACTAATACCAAAGCGGAGGTGCGATTGGCCAAAGCCTTGTGGCATCTCGGCTACCGTTACCGCAAAAACAATCGAAAAGTTTTTGGCACCCCTGATTTAACCTTCAAAAAACTCAAAATAGCCATATTTGTCGACAGCGAATTCTTCCACGGCAAGGACTGGGAAACCCAAAAAGATCGCATCAAATCGAATATTGAATATTGGCACAAGAAAATAGCGCGAAATATTCAAAGAGACATTGAGGTCAATAATTATCTGGAATCACATAACTGGAAAGTAATCCGTTTTTGGAGTCGGGAAATAGAAAAAAAACTAGAGGATTGTATTGCTGTAATTCAGGAAGAAATCGCTTTACTACAAAAATAA
- the prfH gene encoding peptide chain release factor H, protein MEKIIQITAGRGPAECTWVVAQVLKKMLEEAQTNQIEATVLQREAGTENGTVLTALILLKGKTVTEFVNSWCGSIQWIGQSNFRKMHKRKNWFIGIFEMDALAIKSISEKDIQYQAMRSSGAGGQHVNKVSSAVRATHVPTGLSTVAMDSRSQHQNKKLATERLLEKFKVFELEEIKKQANNQWENQLNVVRGNPTRTFTGSDFKNQKVVKSYKSERQKLKKQLNYDTE, encoded by the coding sequence ATGGAAAAAATAATTCAAATAACAGCGGGGCGAGGTCCTGCGGAATGCACTTGGGTAGTTGCCCAAGTGCTTAAAAAAATGTTGGAAGAAGCACAGACTAATCAAATAGAAGCCACTGTTTTGCAAAGAGAAGCCGGAACAGAAAACGGAACTGTTTTAACTGCTTTGATTCTGTTAAAAGGAAAAACTGTGACTGAATTTGTGAACTCTTGGTGTGGCAGCATTCAATGGATTGGACAAAGCAATTTTAGGAAAATGCACAAAAGGAAAAACTGGTTTATCGGTATATTCGAAATGGATGCTTTAGCAATAAAATCCATTTCCGAAAAAGACATCCAGTATCAAGCCATGCGGAGTTCAGGTGCGGGCGGACAGCATGTAAACAAGGTAAGCTCGGCCGTTCGCGCTACACATGTTCCTACGGGATTGAGCACTGTGGCTATGGATTCCCGTTCGCAGCACCAAAACAAAAAACTGGCAACCGAAAGACTGCTTGAAAAATTCAAGGTGTTTGAATTGGAGGAAATCAAGAAGCAAGCCAATAATCAATGGGAAAATCAGCTGAATGTGGTCAGAGGCAATCCAACGAGAACTTTTACCGGATCTGATTTTAAAAATCAAAAAGTAGTCAAGAGCTACAAATCCGAAAGGCAAAAATTAAAAAAACAACTGAATTACGACACTGAATAA
- a CDS encoding enoyl-CoA hydratase/isomerase family protein: protein MLTSDKNGTLLTVIENKIATVQFGHPASNSFPRVLLDRLTNELTYLSDNEEVSVIVLKSEGTGAFCAGASFDELLAVSTFDEGTRFFTGFANLINAMRSCKKIIIGRIQGKAVGGGVGIIAACDYAMAAQDSSIKLSELAIGIGPFVIEPAVSRKIGKMAMSEMTLAAHEWKTAAWAFQKGLYAKILETSEDLDIEIASFSKKLANYNPEALTEMKKVFWEGTAHWNKLLKERAAISGKLVLSDFTKNALIK, encoded by the coding sequence ATGCTGACATCTGATAAAAACGGAACACTCTTAACAGTCATCGAAAACAAAATAGCTACAGTGCAGTTTGGACATCCTGCCAGTAATTCTTTTCCAAGAGTATTACTGGATCGATTAACAAACGAGCTTACTTATTTGAGTGACAACGAAGAGGTTTCAGTAATTGTTTTAAAAAGTGAAGGAACAGGAGCGTTTTGTGCTGGTGCTTCCTTTGATGAATTACTGGCTGTGAGTACATTTGATGAAGGAACTCGTTTTTTTACCGGATTTGCTAATTTGATTAATGCAATGCGTTCCTGCAAAAAAATAATCATCGGGCGTATTCAGGGCAAAGCTGTGGGCGGAGGTGTTGGTATCATTGCCGCTTGTGACTATGCAATGGCAGCTCAAGACAGCAGTATTAAATTATCCGAATTAGCGATTGGAATTGGTCCTTTTGTGATAGAACCCGCCGTGAGCAGAAAAATAGGCAAAATGGCAATGTCCGAAATGACTTTGGCAGCACACGAATGGAAAACAGCTGCATGGGCTTTCCAAAAAGGATTATATGCTAAAATTCTGGAAACATCAGAAGATCTTGACATTGAAATAGCTTCTTTCTCCAAAAAACTAGCCAATTACAATCCAGAAGCACTTACCGAAATGAAAAAAGTGTTTTGGGAAGGAACAGCACATTGGAACAAATTACTAAAAGAAAGAGCTGCAATTTCAGGTAAATTAGTCCTTTCTGATTTTACAAAAAATGCTTTAATTAAATAA
- a CDS encoding LytTR family DNA-binding domain-containing protein — protein sequence MNYTYIIIDDDPESVLKTKAMASEFSELNFLGSTDNYADGVNLILEHMPRLIFLEIDPSDKNSNLSLQLINGLLMYLKELPKIVITTKKKDFAFDCIKYEVVDYLLKPLLVIDFVKLIHKLNKINIEDEIVLVQNPNSKEKQNLEKIESRNNKKSFILCVKSYGDYRYIDSDEICYFQADNNSTDIHLKNGEMITAFKTLKHFESVLSNPFIRIHNSYIVNRNYISRIHTGNSLCYIKKTTIKLPFSKSYKTNIDFIISEFANENYIET from the coding sequence ATGAATTATACCTACATCATTATTGACGATGATCCTGAGAGTGTTTTGAAAACAAAGGCAATGGCCAGCGAATTTTCAGAATTAAACTTTCTTGGCTCCACTGATAATTATGCAGATGGCGTGAATCTAATTTTAGAACACATGCCAAGGCTCATATTTTTGGAAATAGATCCTAGTGACAAAAACAGTAATCTATCCTTACAATTAATAAACGGGTTATTAATGTATCTGAAAGAATTACCAAAAATTGTTATTACAACCAAGAAAAAAGATTTTGCTTTCGACTGTATTAAATATGAAGTTGTAGATTATTTATTAAAACCATTATTAGTAATCGATTTTGTAAAATTGATTCATAAATTGAACAAAATAAATATAGAAGATGAAATAGTTCTTGTTCAAAATCCAAATTCTAAAGAAAAACAAAATCTGGAAAAGATTGAATCAAGAAACAATAAAAAATCATTTATCCTATGCGTCAAATCGTATGGTGATTACCGCTATATTGATTCTGACGAAATTTGCTATTTCCAAGCTGATAATAACTCAACAGATATTCATTTGAAAAATGGTGAAATGATAACAGCATTCAAAACTCTGAAACATTTTGAATCAGTTTTGTCCAATCCATTTATAAGAATACACAATAGCTACATTGTAAACCGAAATTATATTTCTAGAATTCACACCGGAAACTCTTTATGCTACATTAAAAAGACCACTATAAAACTGCCTTTTTCTAAATCTTATAAAACAAATATCGACTTTATTATAAGCGAATTTGCCAATGAAAATTACATTGAAACTTAA
- a CDS encoding ComF family protein, which yields MFKSLINLFFPKVCAGCKSFIGTNEHIVCTVCRHELPLTNHHLNPENEAFKKFYGRIPVEYVSAFLYFHKKGMVQELIHNLKYKGHEEIGTFLGEWYASDLNNSPLPKDIDVIIPVPLHKKRLKERGYNQVTNFGMALSENFKIPLNDSILMRKVYSKTQSKKSFLGRTEGIETVFDVSFSEKDTNKHYLLIDDVLTTGATLEACSKALLKIPGVKISILCMAMAHS from the coding sequence ATGTTTAAATCCCTGATTAATTTATTTTTCCCAAAGGTTTGCGCTGGCTGTAAATCATTTATAGGCACTAATGAACACATAGTTTGTACGGTTTGCCGTCATGAACTGCCTTTGACGAATCATCATTTGAATCCCGAAAATGAAGCTTTCAAAAAGTTTTATGGACGGATTCCAGTGGAATACGTATCGGCTTTTTTGTATTTTCATAAAAAAGGAATGGTTCAGGAACTAATTCATAATCTGAAATACAAAGGACATGAAGAAATAGGCACTTTTTTGGGCGAATGGTATGCATCCGATTTAAATAACAGTCCGCTTCCAAAAGATATAGATGTGATTATCCCAGTTCCATTACATAAAAAGCGTTTGAAAGAACGTGGCTACAATCAGGTTACGAATTTTGGAATGGCTTTGTCCGAAAATTTTAAAATCCCATTGAATGATTCCATTCTGATGCGGAAAGTATATTCTAAAACACAGTCAAAGAAAAGCTTTTTGGGAAGAACGGAAGGAATTGAAACGGTTTTTGATGTTTCTTTTTCCGAAAAAGACACTAATAAACATTATCTCTTAATTGATGATGTTTTGACCACCGGAGCCACCCTCGAAGCCTGTTCGAAGGCATTGCTAAAAATTCCCGGAGTAAAAATCAGTATTCTTTGTATGGCGATGGCGCATTCTTGA